In one window of Macadamia integrifolia cultivar HAES 741 chromosome 2, SCU_Mint_v3, whole genome shotgun sequence DNA:
- the LOC122060531 gene encoding early nodulin-93-like, whose amino-acid sequence MAKNVAQSSLERNGLASLDQRLAMAKKCSYEGVMAGAKAAVVAGFATAVPTIASVRMLPWARTNLNPTAQALIISTVAGAAYFIVADKTVLASARKNSFNKSNMEV is encoded by the exons ATGGCGAAAAATGTAGCTCAGTCTTCCCTGGAAAGAAATGGGTTGGCCTCACTGGATCAGAGACTTGCCATGGCAAAGAAATGCTCTTATG AGGGCGTGATGGCTGGAGCAAAGGCAGCTGTTGTTGCAGGCTTTGCAACTGCAGTTCCTACA ATTGCCAGCGTGAGAATGCTGCCATGGGCCAGAACCAACCTTAATCCCACTGCACAGGCACTCATCATCTCCACTG TGGCAGGTGCTGCCTACTTCATAGTTGCAGACAAGACGGTTTTGGCATCTGCAAGAAAGAACTCCTTCAATAAGTCTAACATGGAAGTTTAA